One stretch of Prunus persica cultivar Lovell chromosome G1, Prunus_persica_NCBIv2, whole genome shotgun sequence DNA includes these proteins:
- the LOC18792835 gene encoding probable BOI-related E3 ubiquitin-protein ligase 2 gives MALPQHHFQQHYPPQQQQSSKSFRNLYTIDGHMTPAMAYYDPSTLQDHSQHPPYVPPFHVVGFAPGPVAATDGSDNGADLQWQYGFESKRKKLKEQDFLENNSQISSVELLQPRSVSTGLGLSLDNTRMASTGDSALLSLIGDDVDHELQRQDAEIDRFLKDQGDRLRQNILEKVQATQLQTLSVVEEKVLQKLREKEAEVESINKKNMELEERMEQLTVEAGAWQQLARRNENMISSLRFSLQHVYAQSRDSKEGCGDSEVDDTASCCNGRTLNFDMFCKENNDVKEMMSCKACRVNEVCMLLLPCKHLCLCKDCESKLSLCPLCQSSKFIGMEVYL, from the exons ATGGCTCTTCCTCAACACCACTTTCAACAGCACTACCCaccccaacaacaacaatcttCTAAGTCTTTCag AAATTTGTACACAATCGACGGTCATATGACGCCGGCGATGGCCTATTACGACCCCAGCACTTTACAAGATCACTCGCAGCATCCCCCTTATGTTCCACCCT TTCATGTAGTGGGGTTTGCACCCGGTCCAGTCGCTGCAACAGACGGCAGTGATAATGGAGCTGATTTGCAATGGCAATATGGCTTCGaatccaaaaggaaaaaactcAAGGAACAGGATTTCTTGGAGAACAACTCACAGATATCGTCTGTTGAGTTACTGCAACCGAGATCAGTCTCCACGGGCTTGGGCTTGTCCCTTGACAATACTAGAATGGCTTCTACCGGGGACTCGGCATTGCTGTCACTCATCGGGGATGACGTGGATCATGAGCTACAACGACAGGATGCTGAGATTGATAGGTTCCTCAAGGATCAG GGTGACCGATTGCGGCAAAATATCCTGGAGAAGGTCCAAGCTACCCAACTTCAGACCCTCTCGGTTGTAGAAGAAAAAGTCCTTCAGAAGCTGCGAGAGAAAGAAGCAGAAGTGGAGAGCATTAACAAGAAGAATATGGAGCTTGAAGAACGAATGGAACAGTTGACTGTTGAAGCAGGTGCTTGGCAACAGCTAGCCAGGCGCAACGAAAACATGATATCATCTCTAAGGTTCAGTCTTCAGCATGTATATGCTCAAAGTAGAGATAGTAAAGAAGGATGTGGTGACAGTGAGGTAGATGATACAGCTTCTTGCTGCAATGGCCGTACCCTCAATTTTGATATGTTTTGCAAGGAGAACAATGACGTGAAAGAGATGATGAGTTGCAAGGCCTGCAGAGTCAATGAAGTGTGCATGCTTCTATTACCTTGTAAGCATCTTTGCCTATGTAAAGATTGTGAAAGTAAGCTTAGCCTTTGTCCTCTGTGTCAGTCCTCTAAGTTTATCGGCATGGAGGTATATTTGTAA